The following DNA comes from Amycolatopsis albispora.
CCAGCGCGCGGGCGATCTGCATGCCGGCGAGCGTGACGATGAAGGCCTGGATGCCCAGTTTCGCGGTGACCACACCCTGCAGCAGCCCGAAGACCAGCCCGGCGGCGAGCACCACGAGCACCGCGGGCAGCACGCCGAAGTCCTGGCGCACCAGCAGCACCGCGGCGCCCACGCTGGCCAGGCCAAGCACCGAGCCGACCGACAGGTCGATGCCGCCGACCAGGATCACGAAGGTCATGCCGACGGCGAGAATGCCGATCTCCGACATCGCGCGCACCACGTTGAACAGGTTGCCGCTGTCGAGGAAGAGCAGTTCCCCGTTGCGCACCGGCGAGAAGATCACCGCCGCGAGGAAGACCAGCACCAGGCCGAACAGGCTCTGGAAGCGGAACAGCCAGGCGATCATCCGGCCTCCTCGCCGAGCGAGAGCTCACCCATCGACGCGGCGAGCAGTTCGGCTTCGCCCGCCTCCTCGGTGTGCAGTTCGCGCACGCTCCGTCCTTCGCGCAGCACCACCACGCGGTCGCACACCCCCATCAGTTCCGCGAGTTCCGACGAAGCCAGCAGCACGCCGACGCCCTGGGCGGCGATTTCGGACAGCAGCTGGTAGATCTCGGCCTTGGCGCCGACGTCCACCCCGCGGGTCGGGTCGTCGAGCAGCAGCAGCGCCGGTTCGGTGAGCAGGTTCCGGCCGAGCACCACCTTCTGCTGGTTGCCGCCGGACAGCGAGCCCGCCGGGGCGGCCAGCCCGGACAGCTTGATGCCGAGTCGTTCCGCGGTGCCCATCGCGGCGCGGCGCTCGCGGGCGGCGGGCACCACGCCGAACCGCCCGATCCGGTCGACCACGGACAGCACCGTGTTCGCCAGCACCGAGTGCTCCAGCGCGAGTCCCGAGGTCCGGCGGTCCTCCGGCACGAACGCGATGCCGCGGCGGAGCGCGTCGCGTGGCCCCTTCGGGTGAATCTCGGTGCCGTGCAACCGCACGCTCCCGGTCCACCGGCCGGGCGTGCCCACGCCGTACAGCGTCTCCAGCAGTTCGGTGCGCCCCGAGCCGAGCAGGCCGGCCAGGCCGACGATCTCCCCTTCGCCCACGCGCAGCGAAATCCCGGCGGGTTCGCGCCTGCCGGGCACCGGGCGCCGCGGGCGGAGCACCAGGTTGTCCACCTCCAGCAGCGCCTTGCCGCCCGCCGCCGCGGTCTCGGTGTGGAACAGCAGGTCCACCCGGCGGCCCACCATCGCTTCGGACGCCTGCTCCGCGGTCATCTCGCGCGCGTCGAACTCGGCCACCACCTGGCCGTTGCGCAGCACCGTGGCTCGGTCGGCGACCTGGCCGATCTCGGCCATGCGGTGCGAGATGTAGACGATGCCTGCCCCGCCCGCGCGCAGTTCGGCGATCACCCGGAACAACTGCTCGGCCTCGGCGGGCGGCAGCGCGGAGGTCGGCTCGTCCATGATCAGCACCCGCGCGTCGAGCGAGAGCGCTTTGGCGATGGTGACCAGCTGCTGCTCGCCCGTGCGCAACTGCTCCACCGGCCGCTTCGGGTCGAGGTCGACACCGGTGCGGGCGAGCAGTTCACGGGCCGCGGCGAGCATGCGCCGCCGGTCCAGCGCGCCGATCCGGTTGCGGGGTTCGCGGCCGAGGAAGATGTTCTCCGCCACCGACAGCGCCGGGACCAGGTCCAGTTCCTGCGGGATCATCGAGATGCCTGCCCGCTGCGCGTCGGCGGGACCGGAGAAGCGCACCGGCTCGCCGTCGATCCGGATCTCGCCCTGGTGGCCGCCGACCTCACCGGCGAGCACCTTCATCAGCGTGGACTTGCCCGCCCCGTTCTCGCCGAGCAGCGCGTGCACCTCACCGGCGTGCACGGTGAAGTCGGCGTCCCGGATCGCGCGCACCCCGCCGTAGGACTTGCTGACGCCCGTCATGGCGACCAGCGGTGCCCGATCGGTCATGCCCATCCCCTGCCGGCGGTGGCCCGAGAAATCGATTACCCGAAGCTAGGGGTCAGTCGTCCCGGGTGTCAAGCACGGCCTGTCCGCGTGCCGAGAGCCGGTAGCCGACCGGCAGGCTTTCGGTCAGGCCCAGTTCCTTGAGCTTGCGGACGTCGGCCTTGAACACCGGCGTGGCCAGGCCGAACCGCTCGGCCAGCTCCGCCGCGCGCACCCCGGGACGCGCCGCGATCTCGGCGAGAAAGGCACGCGTCCACGGGCCCCGGCTGCTCATTTTGTCCTTCTTGTTCAGCTTGTCCAGCAGTTCGGCCAATTCCGCACCCACCGGCACCTCGTCCCGCAGTGCCACCCGCGGATCCGCGCCACCGGGCCGCAGCTGGATGCGGTAGACCTGCCCCTCCGGCCGCCGGCTCAGGAAATGCCGCAGTTCGGCGGTGTTTTCATACCCCGCCCGCCGGGCATCCTCGGCCGGGATGGCTGTCAACGCGATCGGGTCGACCGAGTCCACCGCCACCACGCCCAGCGCGGTGCGCAGGGTGCCGCCCGCGCGCACGGTGGGGCGGCGCCAGCGGCGGAAGGCGAGCGTGACCTCGCCGGACATGACGCGCTCGAGGGTCGCTCGTGGAATAAGCACGGAGCCTCCTTCGTCACCAACCGCCAAAGGACCCTGGACAACCGCACCCGAGACGGTCAGACTAACCCTCGTTCGTCTACGGTACGTGTTGAGTTATGTGCGTTCTGTGTCGATCTTTGGTGACTTGACACACAATAGCGGCACGAGAACGCACGAACCCGCACACGCAGGATAGTCTGGGTGCATGTCTGTGGCGCTGGAGACCGTACTGGCGAAAGCCGGGCTCAAGGTGGACGCGACCGAGTTCCTCACGCACGTGGAGGACGCGGCCCGCAAACTGTCCCCGCCGAATCCGGACCCGTCGGATTATTTCTCCGCCGAGCAGCGCGACGCGCTCATCGACGTCGGGCTGGACCTCGCGCCGCAGTCGGAGAGCGAGCCGGACATGCGAGCCAGGACGGTCGCCGCGCACGCGGTGCTCGCCGACTCGTCGCTGACCGTGCTCGCCGCCGCCGAGCGGCTGGGCGTGGACGACAGCCGCATCCGGCACAAGATCAAGGACCGCAGGCTGGCCGCGTGGAAGGCGCAGGGCGGCTGGCGGCTGCCGTCGTGGCAGTTCACCTCCTCCGGGCTGCTGCCCGGGCTGGACGTGGTGCTGCGCGCGGTGCCCGAGGACCAGCCGCCGCTGGTGGTGGCCGCGTTCATGAGCACCCCGCAGCCGGACCTGGTGATCAACGACCGGCCGGCCACTCCCCGGCAGTGGTTGCTGGCGGGTGGTGATCCCGAGCCCGTCGCCCGGCTGAGCGAGACACTGGGCACCCCCGCCTGAGCGCTCACGCCAGCTCACCTGTCCGCACGAGAAAGTGTTGAACCCCACGCATGGCCAGGCTCCCCCTGCCACCCGCGCGTGCCGTCCTGGTCAGGGAACTGCGGCGCACCGAGGACATCGTCGCGGTGCACCCGGCGACCAGGCTGGTCCGCATCTTCACCGCGCACGGCAACCACCCCCAGCAGTGGAACTCGTTCCGCTACACCGGTCCCCTGCCGCACGGCCGCTTCGACCAGCAGCGGCCGGGCCGCGGTGGGGTGCCGGTGACCGACCAGAAGAACGGCGTGCTCTATTTCGGGCTCACCGTCCGCACGAGCGTCGCGGAGGTGTACCAGACCACGTCCACCGTGGACCGCAAGACCCGCGGCCCGCGCCTGGTCGTGGTCCGGCCGACGCGCACCCTGCGCCTGCTTGATCTCGGTGGCCTGTGGCCGACCAGGGTCGGGGCGTCGCAGGAGATCTCCAGCGGGCCGAAGAAGATCACCCAGGCCTGGGCGCGCGCCATCCGCTCGGCCTTCGGTGACCTCGACGGGCTGTGGTACCGCTCTTCGATGGACTCCGGCGACCCGGCCCTGTGCCTGTGGGACCCCCCGGCGGGCGGTGCGCTGCCGCTGAAGCCGGAGGTCCTGCTCCCACTGGACCACCCGGGGCTGGACGTGCCGCTGGGCCGCGTGTGCCACGAACTCAACTACGACATGGTCAACTGACCGCGGCCCGGCGGGCTTGAGCGCTGGGGCCTAGGCGCTCACCACGACGTCGCGGTCGCCGAACCCGGCCACCACGCGCAACCGCCCACCGAGCGCGGCGATGTAGCGGCGGATCGTGTCCAGCTCCATCTGGGCGAGGTCGCCGTTCTCCAACTGGCTCACCCGCGGCTGGCTGATCCCGATCCGCCGGGCGAGTTCGGCCTGGCTCACCCCGGCTTGCTGCCGAAGCTGTGCCAGCCGGAAGCCGACGAGGTAGGCGTCGGTGGTCTCCCGTGCGGATGCCCGCGCTTCCTCGACATCCCGCCCGGCGGCGCGATCTCGCTCTTCCTTCTCAGCCTTGACTTCCCGCCAAGATCGGCTCATGTCCCCGCCTCCTCCAGCCCGCGCAGATGTTGGTCATACCGCCGTTCGGCCACCGGGATGTTCGCGGTGTACCACCCACGCCAGTCACCCGCCTTGTCCCCGCCCACCAGCAGGATCGCCCGGCGGCGCGGGTCGAACGCGAACAGGATCCGAACCTCCGTGCTTCCACCAGATCCGCACTGAGCGGATCCACCTCGCACATCTGGGAGCGCAACTTCACGCGATGGGGTGGGCGGAAACTACGGCAGTGGACGTGAGTAGCGGATCTCCACAGCGGAGCCGTCGGCGAACTTGGTGGCTTGGGTGACCTCGTCGCACCGCCAGCCGTGGGCTTCGTAGAACCGGCGCGAAGGGGTGTTCCGCTCGAAGACCCACAGCACGGCGCGCGAGAAACCGCAGGCGGCCAGGTGCGCGACGGCGGCTTCGTGGGCGGCGTGGCCCGCGCCGGTGCCGCGCCATTCGGTGGCGGCGTAGAGCGCGCCCAGCATGCCGGGCTCGCGCTCCCCCAGCACGCCCGCGTAGGCCCCGATCTCACCGTCCGCGTTGACCGCGGCCAGCATCGTCGTCCGTTCGGTCGAGGCGGCGACGCGGGCGGCGAACATCTCCTCCCACTCCGCCAGGTTCAGCGCATCCAGGTAGTCGTCCGGCAGGATGCCGCGGTAGGCCGTCCGCCAGCCGCCGAGGCAGATCGACGCCAGCCGCGGGGCGTCGGCGGCGACGGCCCGGCGGACGGCCCACCGCCCGGTCACCGCAGGTACCGCCCCCACCAGTCGAGGACCGCCTCGAACCGCTGCACCCGGTGCCGCGGCCGCCCCGACCGGCTCAGTTCGTGGCCCTCACCGGGGAACAGCAGGAACTCCGTCTCCACCCCGTTCGCCCTCAGCGCCACGAACAGCCGCTGCGCCTGCTCCACCGGGCAGCGCCAGTCCTCTTCGGAATGCACCACCGCGAACGGGATGCCGATCTTCGCCGCGTAGGTGAGCGGGCTGCGTTCGCGCTGCACCTCCGGATCGGTGCCGACGTAGCACTCGACGAACTCCCAGCCGATGTCCGAGCTGCCGGCGAACGAGTCCCACGCGTTGACCGCCCGCTCGCTCCACGCCGCCCGGAACCGCTCACCGTGGTGCGCCGAAAGCCAGGTGGTCATCAGCCCGCCGTACGAACCACCCATCACGCCAACGCGCGAAGAGTCCAAATCGGACCGTTCCAGCGCGGCGTCGAGAAAGCTCAGCAGATCCGTTACGTCCACAGTGCACAGTGCGTGGACGATGGCCCTGCCGTGCGACTCGCCGTACCCGGCCGAGCCGCGCGGGTTCGCCATGACCACCGCGTACCCGGCCGACGCGTACACCTGCGCCTCGTCGAACAGCGACCACTCGTACGGCGCGAACGGCCCGCCGTGGACCACCAGCAGGACCGGGTGCGGGCCCTCCCCCTCCGGTAGCACGACCCAGCCGTGCACCTGGTGACCGTCCGACGCGGTGGCGGTCAGTTCCACCGCCGGGCGCACCTTTTCCCGCAGCGGGGCGGAGAACTCGGTGAGCGTGCGAGCCTCGCCGCCCTCCAGCAGCACCACCTCGCCGGCGTCCACCGGCGAAGCCACCACCGCGGCGATGCGGTCACCGTCCACAGTGAACCCGCGGACGGCGGCCTTCTCACCGAGCAGACAACGGAGGTCGGCGAGCTTGGCCAGGTGCGCGTCCGACGGCACCGCCCGCAGCTCGGCCGCGCCCCGTGTGCGGACGACCACCAGCACCTCGTCCCCGAGCAGGGCCGGTCGTCCCGCGCCGCCGTCGGTGTCGACGGTCTCGGCGTCGGTGAGCCGCCGCGCGGTCGCGGGTTCGCCGTCCGTGCGCAGCGGCGCGGCCCACAGACCGCGGTTGCGCACCATGTCGGGGCCGGTGAATTCCAGGCCGTGGAAGTAAACCGTGCCGTCGGCGGTGACCAGCGGCGCCGCCGCGTCACCTTCGGTGCGCACGGCGAGCACCGGCTCACCGCCGTCCACGGGCACGGCGTAGAGATCGGCGTTCAACGTCTCCACGCGGCCCCAGTCACGCGGCGCGACCACCAGCACGAACTCGCCGTCCGGGGTCCATTCCGGATCGTGGACGTCCACCTGGTGGTCGGTCAGCGGCGACAGCTCGGCCGGTTCCTCGACCTCGGTGTCCACCACGAACAGTCGTTGTGGACGGTCACGCAGGAAACCGATGTCGTCGATGCGGTAGTCGAACCGGGTGATCCGGCGCGGCGCCTCGGCCGCGGCCTCCACGGTCCGGCCGTCGGCGTCGGGCGTGCCGTACCGCCCCGGTTCGGGAACCCGGGCGGTGAAGGCGATCCGCCGGGAATCCGGCGCCCACCGGAAAGCCTCGACACCCAGCGGCACGTCGGTGACCGCCCTGGCCTCACCACCGTCGGCGGGCATCACGTGCAGCTGGGCGCCGCGCTCACCGGTCACCCTCAGGAAAGCGACCCGCGTCCCGTCCGGGGAGATGGCCGGGGCGCTGTCACGCGGACCGTGGGTCCACGGCCGGTCACCGCCGGCCGGGCTGATGCGGCGAACCACGCCGTGGGCGCGGTTCGCCGCCAGGTCCGGCTTGGACAACCCGGTCAGCAGCAGTTCCCCGTGCAACGCGGGCGAATGGGGCGCGGTCAGCAGTTCGATGTCAGTCGGAAGCACGCTGCCGACCGTACAACTTCGACCGGCCCCAGCGGCGGAATCAGCGCTCCGGCTGGGCGTCGGCCGCCTCGCGGCCCTCCGCCTCGCGCTCCGCCGCCTCGCGCTCCTCCGGCGACTTCGCGTTCAGCTCCAGGTTCGGGCCCTTCGCCGACTCCGGGTCCTTCTTCGCCTTGCGCAGGCTGAGCACCGTGGTCAGGGTCAGCACGGTGACGATCACACCGAGCGAGACCCAGTTGTTGATGTCGAGCCAGTCCGGCACCAGGTGGTACTCGTGCAGCGCGTGCAGGAACAGCTTGGCACCGATGAAGCCGAGGATGATCGCCAGCCCGTAGGACAGGTAGACCAGCTTGGTGACCAGGCCGCCGAGCAGGAAGTACAGCTGCCGCAGGCCCATCAGCGCGAAGGCGTTCGCGGCGAAGACCAGGTAGGCGTCCTGGGTGATGCCGAAGATGGCGGGAATGGAGTCGACCGCGAACAGCAGGTCGGCGCTGCCGATGGCGACGATGACCACGAACATCGGCGTGATCCAGCGCTTGCCGTCGCGCTTGACGAAGGACTTGTGGCCCACGTAGTCGTCGGTGACCGGGAAGATCTTGCGGACCATCCGGGTGACCGCGTTCTCGTGGTACTCCTCGTGCTCGTCGTTGCCGCGCACCATGCTGACGGCCGTCCAGA
Coding sequences within:
- a CDS encoding sugar ABC transporter ATP-binding protein, with the protein product MTDRAPLVAMTGVSKSYGGVRAIRDADFTVHAGEVHALLGENGAGKSTLMKVLAGEVGGHQGEIRIDGEPVRFSGPADAQRAGISMIPQELDLVPALSVAENIFLGREPRNRIGALDRRRMLAAARELLARTGVDLDPKRPVEQLRTGEQQLVTIAKALSLDARVLIMDEPTSALPPAEAEQLFRVIAELRAGGAGIVYISHRMAEIGQVADRATVLRNGQVVAEFDAREMTAEQASEAMVGRRVDLLFHTETAAAGGKALLEVDNLVLRPRRPVPGRREPAGISLRVGEGEIVGLAGLLGSGRTELLETLYGVGTPGRWTGSVRLHGTEIHPKGPRDALRRGIAFVPEDRRTSGLALEHSVLANTVLSVVDRIGRFGVVPAARERRAAMGTAERLGIKLSGLAAPAGSLSGGNQQKVVLGRNLLTEPALLLLDDPTRGVDVGAKAEIYQLLSEIAAQGVGVLLASSELAELMGVCDRVVVLREGRSVRELHTEEAGEAELLAASMGELSLGEEAG
- a CDS encoding DNA-binding protein, which produces MSVALETVLAKAGLKVDATEFLTHVEDAARKLSPPNPDPSDYFSAEQRDALIDVGLDLAPQSESEPDMRARTVAAHAVLADSSLTVLAAAERLGVDDSRIRHKIKDRRLAAWKAQGGWRLPSWQFTSSGLLPGLDVVLRAVPEDQPPLVVAAFMSTPQPDLVINDRPATPRQWLLAGGDPEPVARLSETLGTPA
- a CDS encoding RES family NAD+ phosphorylase, translating into MARLPLPPARAVLVRELRRTEDIVAVHPATRLVRIFTAHGNHPQQWNSFRYTGPLPHGRFDQQRPGRGGVPVTDQKNGVLYFGLTVRTSVAEVYQTTSTVDRKTRGPRLVVVRPTRTLRLLDLGGLWPTRVGASQEISSGPKKITQAWARAIRSAFGDLDGLWYRSSMDSGDPALCLWDPPAGGALPLKPEVLLPLDHPGLDVPLGRVCHELNYDMVN
- a CDS encoding XRE family transcriptional regulator — protein: MSRSWREVKAEKEERDRAAGRDVEEARASARETTDAYLVGFRLAQLRQQAGVSQAELARRIGISQPRVSQLENGDLAQMELDTIRRYIAALGGRLRVVAGFGDRDVVVSA
- a CDS encoding type II toxin-antitoxin system RelE/ParE family toxin, whose translation is MRGGSAQCGSGGSTEVRILFAFDPRRRAILLVGGDKAGDWRGWYTANIPVAERRYDQHLRGLEEAGT
- a CDS encoding GNAT family N-acetyltransferase, with protein sequence MTGRWAVRRAVAADAPRLASICLGGWRTAYRGILPDDYLDALNLAEWEEMFAARVAASTERTTMLAAVNADGEIGAYAGVLGEREPGMLGALYAATEWRGTGAGHAAHEAAVAHLAACGFSRAVLWVFERNTPSRRFYEAHGWRCDEVTQATKFADGSAVEIRYSRPLP
- a CDS encoding S9 family peptidase, which encodes MLPTDIELLTAPHSPALHGELLLTGLSKPDLAANRAHGVVRRISPAGGDRPWTHGPRDSAPAISPDGTRVAFLRVTGERGAQLHVMPADGGEARAVTDVPLGVEAFRWAPDSRRIAFTARVPEPGRYGTPDADGRTVEAAAEAPRRITRFDYRIDDIGFLRDRPQRLFVVDTEVEEPAELSPLTDHQVDVHDPEWTPDGEFVLVVAPRDWGRVETLNADLYAVPVDGGEPVLAVRTEGDAAAPLVTADGTVYFHGLEFTGPDMVRNRGLWAAPLRTDGEPATARRLTDAETVDTDGGAGRPALLGDEVLVVVRTRGAAELRAVPSDAHLAKLADLRCLLGEKAAVRGFTVDGDRIAAVVASPVDAGEVVLLEGGEARTLTEFSAPLREKVRPAVELTATASDGHQVHGWVVLPEGEGPHPVLLVVHGGPFAPYEWSLFDEAQVYASAGYAVVMANPRGSAGYGESHGRAIVHALCTVDVTDLLSFLDAALERSDLDSSRVGVMGGSYGGLMTTWLSAHHGERFRAAWSERAVNAWDSFAGSSDIGWEFVECYVGTDPEVQRERSPLTYAAKIGIPFAVVHSEEDWRCPVEQAQRLFVALRANGVETEFLLFPGEGHELSRSGRPRHRVQRFEAVLDWWGRYLR
- a CDS encoding TerC family protein — translated: MTVPLWLWIATIGGLLVLIAIDLVVVDRKPHQVTTGEAARWVTFYVACAVLFGIGVWVFGGHDPGVEFFTGYITEYSLSVDNLFIFMVIMSSFKVPAIHQHRVLLIGILLALVMRGAFIAIGAALIAQFVWVFFLFGAILIWTAVSMVRGNDEHEEYHENAVTRMVRKIFPVTDDYVGHKSFVKRDGKRWITPMFVVIVAIGSADLLFAVDSIPAIFGITQDAYLVFAANAFALMGLRQLYFLLGGLVTKLVYLSYGLAIILGFIGAKLFLHALHEYHLVPDWLDINNWVSLGVIVTVLTLTTVLSLRKAKKDPESAKGPNLELNAKSPEEREAAEREAEGREAADAQPER